The following proteins are co-located in the Camelina sativa cultivar DH55 chromosome 12, Cs, whole genome shotgun sequence genome:
- the LOC109128157 gene encoding uncharacterized protein LOC109128157 yields the protein MAEFAALKRGLELVLENGWTDLWLEGDAKIIMDIISKRGRLRCEETKKHVNYINVVMPELSNCVLSHVYREGNRVADRLAKLGHQFQDPKVWRVQPPDIVLPIIHDDAKG from the coding sequence ATGGCAGAGTTCGCAGCCCTCAAAAGAGGCCTCGAGCTTGTTCTAGAGAACGGGTGGACGGATCTATGGCTCGAAGGAGATGCCAAGATCATAATGGATATCATCTCCAAGAGAGGGAGACTGAGATGTGAAGAGACGAAAAAGCATGTGAATTACATCAATGTAGTTATGCCTGAGCTCAGCAACTGCGTGTTGAGCCATGTTTACAGAGAAGGGAATCGAGTCGCTGATAGATTGGCTAAGTTAGGACATCAGTTTCAGGATCCTAAAGTCTGGAGGGTTCAGCCTCCAGACATAGTCTTGCCAATTATCCATGACGATGCAAAAGGTTAG